The DNA region CCTATTTGCAAtataaaagttatttttttatttacttgcaTCTGCCGTTGGATTTATAGACACATTAATCTCAACTAGTAATAAGGCTGGAAACCCCCTTGAAAAACAGAGCAATATAAGTCTTTGGGGCATACTCCAGATAGAAATTATAGCGGTCGTAAGCTGATGACGCCAAAAACCCGAAAGGTAAACAAAAACGACAAGCAATATTGTGACATTTAAGCACCCATTTAAGTATATTATACGTAAGCGCCGGTAGTTCGCTGGCTCTCCCGATTGAACTCTTTTAATCGCGCGACCAGTTAACGTAACGCTCTCAGACAGCTGACTTAGTATCAGGCTATGGCCGATAGGACGGTCGTAGCCATATGATAATGGTAATGATCATCGCCGCAGCAGCTGATAAGTGCGGAAGTGCCCGTGGAGAGCGTGCGACCAACTTTCGGGCGGCAACGTCGACGTCACCCGCTCATTTATGCTTACGTTAGCTTTGCGATCGGGGGACTTTACTTTCCCATTCCATTTTATGTTGCCAAGAGAACTTGGACACTCGGCTTGTTGGTTTTGGCTTGGATGGTGCGGTTCGGGGTCTCCGGCGAGTCTCTTTATTTTTTCAGATCGGGTTCTCTGGTGGGCGAGCGGTGTTCTTTTCATGCTCTTCCcccttttaaattttttgattttcatttttttggcTGCTGTGGGGGCTGGTTGTGCCTCGTGTTTCGCCTATTCATGCGAAAAATTCAGCAGCGTTTGAATGAACGCGAATGCGGGAACATGAGCGACCGCGAGCGGCAGCAATTTCGCCATTTCAAGGCCTACGTGACTTGTCTCACACAGGGAAATCGGAACGATTTGAACTGGGTAATGCTATTACGGTACCGACATGGGGAAACTGGGCAAACTGGGGAAACAGCGGGAACCAGGGTCCGGGTCTCCTCGCCGTAATCCGAGCGCAGTTAGCTCCACATTGTTCTATTATCCATTTACAGGGGAGCAACTGCAATGGGAGCTTCTACAAAGAGTCTCTGGCACGTGCCGCCACTCGAACTGCTATAACCTTTATTTAGAACTATAAAAAATTCAGTATTATACCTTTCAATTTTAACATAACCCTCATACTtagagaaatttaaaaatttcccTATTGAAAACCAACATAACTGCAATTGAGCCCCTAAAGTTGGTATCCACAACTTAACCCGAGTTCCATAAAAAGCTATAAATCGCCTAACTCTGATTTATGGAGATTTGGCTCTAGCTTTGAGATCGTCGCCTCTCTCTGTTCCGCGATCTCTCAGTATCTATCTGTCCATCTGACCAGAGTCTAGTCGCAACCACATGATCCATACGTTCTCAGCACGTGTTTGACGCCGGCTCTTCTAGAAAAGGTCTTTGACTGAAGTCAGCTGATATCAGCATATGGTAGCTGGATTTTTGTTGTGCGAGGTGCGGCCTGCTCTCCCAAAGCAATTAGCTCTATCTGCGCACCTGTTCGCGGATCGCAATCGATGTGTCCCAAAATGATGAGAGTACTTAATCAGCATGAATATATTTCCCCGTAAATCATTGGATAGCATGGTGCTGAATTATATTTTagaatattttagtttatttacaGTAAGTTTAGCTTAGTTCTCTTGTGTTCTCTTATCAGTCTTAAACGATAAATACGAAAATACTAAATGCTACGTGTAgttttaaatgtataactCTTATGCTTAAAGATCAGGAACTTTAGCTTTGTTGTGTGGATCGTTGGTCCATTGAGTTTCGACGATACAACGAAGGATCTCCACTCACAGGATGGCTCTTTTTCGGAGCAAAACCAGGACGATTAGCTGCAGGCACAGGCTGTAAAGGGCACAAGATATTATAGGGAGGCTTCGAGCTATGGATTCTTAGGAAGGATATGTAAAACTGCATTACAGAAAACCATGCCAAAAAATGAGTGAATTGGAATAATTTGTTGAGTTTAACTCAGGCAACGTgcaaaatgctaaaaataattcaattccATGCAGAAAACCCGGTTATATTAGACATGATCCTTAGGACTAAGTCTCCTTACCATATCGACAAAAACACACTCGCATTTGAtattaatgtatttttatactttattttttagtttagttttttcGCGTTTTTCTCATGCTCTTTTCGTTGATCGTTTACTGACTTATCTGGAAAATGTTGGTTTAATGCATTAAGTTATAACAAAGTTTGTTAGTCTAGGCCTAgtagtttataaataaatatttttaaataaataaataaatccatCATACAGCTACAACTATAATTTCACGCTTTTATCTCGTtgatcaaataaattaatattaatgttaGTTTCGTATGTAttgtaaatgaaaatacaaTCTTGTGATTTGTGAGTTTTGCCTTTCTACATTTCgttaatttatttcataatAGTTTTCGATGCTTCGTTTGCTTCATTCTTTTGCATTGGGATTTTTACCTTGAGTGGGAAAAATTGCATTCAAAATTGATTTACAGGGCTAAGGCTACGCGAGGTTCGACAGTACAGACAAAAAATGGATCTTACTTCACTAAGCCGCGTATCTATTTACAATTGTATTTCCTCTTACATATTCGAATTATCTGACCGCATTACTCGGTTACAGTATGCGGAAAGCGTTTTGCAAGTTTTCAAGTTTTGTTTCTGGTAGACTTAACGGAGTGGTCGTATTTCTGAGTATTTTCATCGTCAACCGATCGTGAAAGTTCCGCCACAGAGACTCAAGTATTTCAATAGACTCTTTTGGGTCGTTCGTGTTGCGTAAGGTTAGGGCTTCGATTTACATCTATCTGATTGGATGGGCGAGCGTTTATAATACATTTCCATGATAATTATACTCCAAATGGGTGGTAGAGAGGTTCTTATAAAATACTCGAGACTCCGTCGTAATACATTGATATTCATCGTCTTTAGTGGGATCTTGGTTGCATTTTGGATCATCGCCGGGGGGACAACAGTCCGCTGCATCAAAAATACTTTAGTGAGCCACAGGCGTATGAAGAACAtgatattcaatatttacacACTGGCGGATGATATACATGAATATGGTGTTGTTCTGGTGCTAAATGTGCAGTGTAATAGAGTGTGTCTCTGTTGGTGTCTGATCGTGTGTGGATGTGTTGTGGTAACTTGCAATTACAATATCTTTTGCATACCCAAGACAGactttttacattatttaGGTCCTTTCctctcttttctttttttctcaaCAGTCGCACTGATTTTAGCTGAATTTACCACATTTTGAAcgttttgatttgatttatgtgcagcccaaagtttaattttaaattttgaaaaatagaAACTTACGAATATGAAATACAACaaccaaattaaaataaatcaaaaagtacaaaatgtGCGCAATAAATTCGGAAAGTACTCTATGAATTTTAAACgttattaaaaatttcaatCAATGTTAATGccaaaagtaaataatttaaaaaatttagaaaaatgtataagTGTTTCAAATCCGatccataaaatatattaaaatgttatatcaatattcaacaaataaatttcgaataataataatttaaataaaatttagaaaatCTAAATAGCGTTTGTTTGTGAGAAATAGATGAAGGGTTAGCTTAGAATTTGCTCATGGAAAACTCACAAATCGTAGTAGAGCGAATCATCGCCAGCTGCTCCGCTGCGTCCTTGGGCCTCGGAACTTGCGTCCTCGTAGCTGGCATCCTCCAGGGATCCCCCGTCGCCCTCGGCCTCCTCCTCGCCCTGCTCCGCCGGATCAGCCGGATCAGCctgctcctgatcctgatcctggtCGTTAtcttgctcctgctcctcacCGCTGCTCATGCGCACGTTGCGCTCCACCCTATCGCTGGTTTCGCTGAGGGAAAATGCGGGCAAGGGCGAGCTACTCTCCCAGTGGCTACTTGGCGGCGAGGCCAGGCTGGTGGCCatagtggtggtggtgcttgCATCCAATTTCCGGTGCTTCCGCTTGCCACCGGAAATGGATTTGGCCAgatgttgctgcggctgttgctgttgctgcaactgctgctgttgctgctgctttttgccGCCATTTGGGCGCTGTTTAGCCGCCTTGTTTGGCTTCTTTTTGCCTACGTGCTGGATGTTTCCCTTGGGTCCCTGTTGCACTGCTTTGGCTGCCTCTGCGGGATTCTTCCTGGCCCCATTCTTCTTGCCACAATTGGGCGGAGCTCGCTTCTCGGCGGCAGCCTTCTCGCGCAGCTCCTTGCACCTCTTCGCCTTGGGCCCCAGTTTTCGCAGTGCTCCCGCTCCGGCTCCACCGCGCTTTTGGCAATTATGAGTGTCCTCCTGCTCGTGCGGCTTGCACTTgggcttcttcttcttgttggTCTTGCTTCCACTTGGTCTACTACTATTGCTACCGTTACTGTTACTACTACTGTTACTGCTACTGCTATTGCTACTACTATTACTGTTACTTTTACTGTTACTGCTACCACTAAGGCTACTGCTAATATGGCCGCTCTCGCTTTGACTACTGTTACTAATACTACTCAGGCTGCTGATCGCAGGCTCAGGAACGTAACTGCTACTGCTATTGCTACTACTTTTACTACTGCtcctactgctgctgctgccacttgtgttgctgctgcaatgtGGCGGCCCCTTGAATCTGGCCACATCGATCAGCTCGATCAGCGGCTTGCCCGTATCACAGAGTTGCCGCACGCCGTGCCTAACGCGATTGGCCCCAAAATTCTTGGCGATCAGCTGCTCCACCCGCTCCTGCGGCACCGTCTCCGTTATGGCGTTCGTGTAGGTGCTCAGCTTGCCCAGCGATCGGCTGGCCGGGATCTGGGTGCGGCGGGGCTGACCACTGCCATTCAGAGCCAGGTAGAAGACCCGCCGCGCCTGAGAGTGGTACGTCGAGGAGTACGTGTTGTAGTTCTGAAGACCCATGTTCTCGTTGAAGACGCAGTCGTCGGTGAAGTCTTTCTGCAACAATCAAAGGCTATGATTAAATGACTTGGCTAAGCGAAAGGCAGCGGGAATACGGAGATCACGATATCTTATAGCTTAGCGTAAGGGCTTCATTTCTATATGAATTCTACACTGATTATCCTAAGGTCGCTCTGAGATggtaatataaataatttattaatgatCAAGTCCaagttttcaaaaaattatgaatCAACACAGTAATCTCTTCCCCTATACCGATTTTGCACATAACATTTAGACTTATCAACAAATACAATGAGATAGTAAAAGGCAGTCCTATGAGGTAGCAAAAGGCATGTTCGGTATTATGAAATGTATTCAAACCAAAATTATATTAGAACCTTTGAGGCCACTTCAAAGGCCACTTCTCTGACCAACTAACTTCTTCAGAACCCTAACCCAATAATAAAACTTCTTTGAATTTGCTGTCCAGGGGCGGCGTCTGTTTCTTTTGTCTATCAGCACCGAAATCAGATGGACAAATGGATAAATGCGCTCATTATCACAGGATGTGCTCCTATCGGTGTTGACC from Drosophila santomea strain STO CAGO 1482 chromosome 3R, Prin_Dsan_1.1, whole genome shotgun sequence includes:
- the LOC120452892 gene encoding rho GTPase-activating protein gacF isoform X1, translating into MRRNLRLDWRALALLGALLSFIIAWRGLASAMPLMAMDNNLTDSSGSTYKSTSTSKSHSTNNSNLLSNSYLQSDHSRSSLVPSAVSERSVNQSTNQSINAEFNQSLSTHPTAITSTPQTQTQTQTQVQSQYPSQEEDFDQMEEPLGFVISAMPNEHLAVLSRTERSIRHRNQQQQKKHHHHHQQPADNNFIGSKSKRLSNPRSSLNINSSSSKTPISNLDRNERSTVPQSHLAWTSRKIQLYIKNRILQILRDGVVNGTQDENSEFTILQRSTVDVGRIKLQSVATCLYLCMDACGVPYGSKDFTDDCVFNENMGLQNYNTYSSTYHSQARRVFYLALNGSGQPRRTQIPASRSLGKLSTYTNAITETVPQERVEQLIAKNFGANRVRHGVRQLCDTGKPLIELIDVARFKGPPHCSSNTSGSSSSRSSSKSSSNSSSSYVPEPAISSLSSISNSSQSESGHISSSLSGSSNSKSNSNSSSNSSSSNSSSNSNGSNSSRPSGSKTNKKKKPKCKPHEQEDTHNCQKRGGAGAGALRKLGPKAKRCKELREKAAAEKRAPPNCGKKNGARKNPAEAAKAVQQGPKGNIQHVGKKKPNKAAKQRPNGGKKQQQQQQLQQQQQPQQHLAKSISGGKRKHRKLDASTTTTMATSLASPPSSHWESSSPLPAFSLSETSDRVERNVRMSSGEEQEQDNDQDQDQEQADPADPAEQGEEEAEGDGGSLEDASYEDASSEAQGRSGAAGDDSLYYDFLCLQLIVLVLLRKRAIL
- the LOC120452892 gene encoding rho GTPase-activating protein gacF isoform X2; translated protein: MRRNLRLDWRALALLGALLSFIIAWRGLASAMPLMAMDNNLTDSSGSTYKSTSTSKSHSTNNSNLLSNSYLQSDHSRSSLVPSAVSERSVNQSTNQSINAEFNQSLSTHPTAITSTPQTQTQTQTQVQSQYPSQEEDFDQMEEPLGFVISAMPNEHLAVLSRTERSIRHRNQQQQKKHHHHHQQPADNNFIGSKSKRLSNPRSSLNINSSSSKTPISNLDRNERSTVPQSHLAWTSRKIQLYIKNRILQILRDGVVNGTQDENSEFTILQRSTVDVGRIKLQSVATCLYLCMDACGVPYGSKDFTDDCVFNENMGLQNYNTYSSTYHSQARRVFYLALNGSGQPRRTQIPASRSLGKLSTYTNAITETVPQERVEQLIAKNFGANRVRHGVRQLCDTGKPLIELIDVARFKGPPHCSSNTSGSSSSRSSSKSSSNSSSSYVPEPAISSLSSISNSSQSESGHISSSLSGSSNSKSNSNSSSNSSSSNSSSNSNGSNSSRPSGSKTNKKKKPKCKPHEQEDTHNCQKRGGAGAGALRKLGPKAKRCKELREKAAAEKRAPPNCGKKNGARKNPAEAAKAVQQGPKGNIQHVGKKKPNKAAKQRPNGGKKQQQQQQLQQQQQPQQHLAKSISGGKRKHRKLDASTTTTMATSLASPPSSHWESSSPLPAFSLSETSDRVERNVRMSSGEEQEQDNDQDQDQEQADPADPAEQGEEEAEGDGGSLEDASYEDASSEAQGRSGAAGDDSLYYDFGLLSPRR